In Anaerolineales bacterium, one DNA window encodes the following:
- a CDS encoding YHS domain-containing protein, translated as MASPNPDHAVNQPSIKPVTLIGLGGNAAAGGYCDPLTGECYPASEMDDLVFQKEKPMTTAIDPVCKMEVEIETAQYKSEHAGETYYFCSAGCQKSFEKDPHQYLPEDHHGHSHSHEGHSH; from the coding sequence ATGGCATCGCCCAATCCTGATCACGCTGTAAACCAACCGTCCATAAAACCCGTCACGCTGATTGGACTCGGCGGCAACGCCGCCGCCGGCGGTTACTGCGACCCTCTGACGGGCGAATGTTATCCCGCGTCCGAAATGGACGATCTTGTTTTTCAAAAGGAGAAACCCATGACTACTGCCATTGATCCCGTTTGCAAGATGGAAGTCGAAATCGAAACTGCGCAATACAAGAGCGAACACGCCGGCGAGACCTATTATTTCTGTTCGGCTGGCTGTCAGAAATCCTTCGAGAAGGATCCGCATCAGTACCTGCCCGAAGATCACCACGGACATTCCCACAGCCACGAAGGTCACAGTCACTAA
- a CDS encoding LLM class flavin-dependent oxidoreductase, whose protein sequence is MPFTQPPVFGVNIDPSTANLEAALQRARLADESDVELVTIQDHPYNADFLDTWTLLTALAARTERVHIATNVMNTPLRPPAMMAKMAATLDLITKGRLELGLGAGGYIEGMQTWGGTVGQTPGQRYQAFKEYAEIVRGMWDHAGGRFSYSGGFYKVGELVPGPAPAHPIPLWFGAGGPRMLRLTGRMADGWLVGTIYVPPQQLPEVNTLLDEGAAQAGRNPSEVRRGYNLFGAIKLRAGESYQFNRPGLVLGTPAEWVETLVRYHLEYRHDAFIFWPVAGDEEAQIKVFLNEIMPEVRKQIREIQEKEAQVE, encoded by the coding sequence ATGCCTTTTACTCAACCCCCTGTTTTTGGCGTCAATATTGACCCCTCCACCGCCAACCTTGAGGCCGCCCTGCAGCGCGCCCGCCTGGCGGATGAAAGCGATGTGGAACTGGTCACGATTCAGGATCACCCCTACAACGCGGACTTCCTGGACACGTGGACCCTTCTCACTGCTCTTGCGGCCCGCACCGAACGCGTGCATATCGCCACCAACGTCATGAACACTCCCTTGCGCCCGCCGGCGATGATGGCAAAAATGGCCGCTACGCTGGACTTAATCACCAAGGGGCGCCTCGAACTTGGGCTGGGCGCGGGCGGCTATATTGAAGGGATGCAAACCTGGGGAGGCACGGTCGGACAAACGCCCGGTCAGCGCTATCAGGCTTTCAAAGAGTACGCCGAAATCGTGCGCGGCATGTGGGATCACGCCGGCGGGCGCTTCTCGTATTCTGGCGGGTTTTACAAGGTGGGCGAACTCGTTCCCGGCCCAGCTCCCGCACATCCCATTCCGTTATGGTTTGGGGCCGGTGGCCCGCGTATGTTGCGCCTCACGGGACGCATGGCTGACGGCTGGCTGGTTGGCACGATTTATGTGCCGCCCCAGCAACTGCCCGAAGTCAACACCCTGCTGGACGAAGGCGCCGCGCAGGCCGGTCGCAATCCGTCCGAAGTGCGGCGCGGCTACAATTTGTTTGGCGCAATCAAACTGCGCGCGGGCGAGAGTTATCAATTCAATCGTCCAGGCTTGGTGTTGGGAACGCCTGCCGAGTGGGTCGAAACCCTCGTCCGCTACCATCTCGAATACCGGCACGACGCCTTCATCTTCTGGCCTGTGGCGGGAGATGAAGAGGCGCAGATCAAGGTCTTTTTGAACGAGATCATGCCCGAGGTCCGCAAACAGATTCGAGAAATCCAGGAAAAGGAAGCGCAAGTCGAATAA
- a CDS encoding DoxX family membrane protein — protein MEIVFLIGRIITGVYWIFGGYAHFAQAQAMIPWTQSKGVPFPGLAVRGSGAMIILGGLSLLLGLYPLVGIALIVLFIIPVASIMHNFWTIQDPMQRQMDMTFFMKDFCMLGCTLMFVAIPQPWALSLAF, from the coding sequence ATGGAAATCGTATTTCTGATTGGACGGATCATCACAGGCGTTTACTGGATCTTTGGCGGTTACGCCCATTTTGCCCAGGCGCAAGCCATGATTCCCTGGACACAATCCAAAGGCGTGCCGTTTCCCGGGCTTGCCGTGCGCGGCAGCGGCGCAATGATCATCCTGGGCGGCTTGAGCCTGCTGCTGGGTCTTTACCCGCTGGTCGGTATTGCCCTGATCGTGCTGTTTATCATCCCGGTTGCATCCATCATGCACAACTTCTGGACGATTCAAGACCCCATGCAGCGCCAAATGGACATGACCTTCTTCATGAAAGATTTCTGCATGTTGGGCTGCACGCTGATGTTCGTTGCCATTCCCCAACCCTGGGCCTTGAGCTTGGCATTCTAA
- a CDS encoding dienelactone hydrolase family protein, with protein MNIDPLTETLTVPRPQGGTLDAYLAKPAGAGPFPGVVVIHEIFGLNENIRDIARRFANEGYAALAVDLFSAGSRVACMTRIFHGILVRPLSNGVVGELRAALDVLRNRPEVQAKRVGAIGFCMGGSYALQLACVDKDLRAASVFYGQTRVRSTPWLDPVRLSVVTLKRISPPALPASWKSGSKRIRWPATSKSIRMYATPFSMKRVPPTTPKPPLMPGSAPWRFLTRIYKAPDLKE; from the coding sequence ATGAACATTGACCCGCTCACTGAAACCCTGACGGTTCCCCGCCCGCAAGGCGGAACCCTGGACGCCTACCTGGCGAAGCCCGCAGGCGCAGGTCCTTTCCCCGGCGTGGTTGTCATCCACGAAATCTTTGGGCTGAACGAAAATATCCGCGATATTGCCCGGCGTTTCGCCAATGAAGGCTACGCCGCGCTGGCAGTGGATTTATTCAGCGCCGGCAGCCGCGTCGCCTGCATGACGCGCATCTTCCACGGCATCCTCGTCCGCCCGCTGAGCAACGGCGTGGTCGGCGAGTTGCGCGCCGCACTGGATGTTTTACGAAACCGGCCCGAGGTCCAAGCGAAGCGCGTGGGCGCGATCGGTTTCTGCATGGGCGGAAGTTACGCCCTGCAACTGGCTTGCGTGGATAAAGATCTGCGCGCCGCCTCGGTCTTTTATGGACAAACCCGCGTCCGCTCGACGCCCTGGCTGGATCCTGTCCGATTGTCGGTAGTTACCCTGAAAAGGATTTCACCGCCAGCGCTGCCCGCCAGTTGGAAGAGCGGCTCGAAGCGCATCAGGTGGCCCGCGACATCAAAATCTATCCGAATGTACGCCACTCCTTTTTCAATGAAACGGGTCCCGCCTACAACGCCGAAGCCGCCGCTGATGCCTGGAAGCGCACCCTGGCGTTTTTTGACGCGCATCTACAAAGCGCCTGACTTGAAAGAATAG
- a CDS encoding peroxiredoxin family protein: protein MSTDLAVGSPAPDFSLTANDGRQIGLAEYKGKSHVVLFFVREYNUIQCRSHVAQLGRMVPDFQAANTDVLVILGDSPERARQYAETLKTPFPVLSDPNRAVYQLFGLDKVAFVIQRTASVVVDRDGLLQYIKRSVNPMTWLQESHELLEFVKGMENKP from the coding sequence GTGAGCACTGACTTGGCAGTAGGTTCTCCCGCGCCCGATTTCAGCCTGACCGCAAATGACGGACGGCAAATCGGATTGGCGGAATATAAAGGCAAATCGCACGTCGTTTTGTTTTTCGTGCGCGAATACAACTGAATACAATGCCGGTCGCACGTCGCCCAGTTGGGGCGCATGGTTCCGGATTTTCAAGCAGCAAACACGGATGTGTTGGTGATTCTGGGCGATTCGCCCGAACGCGCCCGCCAGTATGCGGAGACGCTCAAGACGCCCTTCCCTGTATTGTCTGATCCTAACCGCGCAGTATATCAATTATTTGGGTTGGATAAAGTAGCTTTTGTCATCCAGCGCACCGCCTCGGTGGTGGTGGATCGAGATGGTTTGCTTCAATACATCAAGCGCAGCGTCAATCCGATGACCTGGCTTCAGGAAAGCCATGAACTGTTGGAGTTTGTAAAAGGAATGGAAAACAAACCATGA
- the ribA gene encoding GTP cyclohydrolase II, giving the protein MTHPHQQIREMLVAEHNCEGYGSDHVCLKVVAFAELPSRFGDFHVVAFSDTRDGKEHAAFVKGMPWNHENVPVRLHSECLTGDAIGSLRCDCRDQLESALKMIGEMDEGILLYLRQEGRGIGLTNKIRAYELQDSGLDTVQANEALGFRDDERDYSIAAHMLASMQVKSVRLITNNPRKIEGLQALGIQVNGRIPLVMPPNPHNADYLQTKAVKSGHLMDAPGNLHQAE; this is encoded by the coding sequence ATGACACACCCCCATCAACAGATCAGGGAAATGCTGGTCGCGGAACACAACTGCGAAGGATATGGTTCCGACCATGTATGCCTTAAAGTCGTCGCATTCGCCGAACTGCCATCACGCTTTGGCGATTTTCACGTTGTCGCCTTTTCGGACACGCGTGACGGCAAGGAACACGCCGCCTTCGTGAAGGGCATGCCGTGGAATCATGAAAATGTACCTGTGCGCCTGCACTCCGAATGTCTGACGGGCGATGCCATTGGCTCGCTGCGCTGTGACTGCCGCGACCAATTGGAGTCTGCGCTGAAAATGATCGGCGAGATGGACGAAGGCATTCTGCTCTATCTGCGGCAGGAGGGGCGCGGCATCGGGCTCACCAATAAAATCCGCGCGTATGAATTGCAGGACTCGGGGCTGGATACCGTGCAAGCCAACGAAGCGTTGGGCTTCCGCGACGACGAACGCGATTACAGCATTGCCGCCCACATGCTTGCCTCGATGCAGGTCAAATCCGTCCGCCTCATCACCAACAACCCGCGCAAAATCGAGGGGTTGCAGGCGCTCGGCATCCAGGTGAATGGACGCATTCCGCTCGTCATGCCGCCCAACCCGCACAACGCGGACTATCTTCAAACCAAAGCGGTCAAGTCTGGGCATCTCATGGATGCGCCTGGCAACCTGCATCAAGCGGAGTAG
- a CDS encoding DUF5519 family protein, with the protein MEHNPLPQRRRTRPPTNKNMPHSQIGIQPVPEVNAELFRLAYSLPNVTNRPTVISVPGARAIWLDEDLPLSHPESIARGREFAHIHPDGSLHVSLSPERAQEAIEKGWAEPHPMAAYMGNLGMVMLYTPLDMQELNVIFQLVIDSYNFVTGRAVNAADITAAVKS; encoded by the coding sequence ATGGAACACAACCCTCTTCCCCAACGCAGGCGGACGCGTCCACCGACAAACAAGAATATGCCGCATTCCCAGATTGGTATACAACCTGTGCCAGAAGTAAATGCGGAACTGTTTCGGCTGGCATATTCCCTCCCGAATGTGACCAACCGCCCGACGGTCATCTCCGTGCCTGGGGCGCGGGCAATCTGGCTTGACGAAGACCTGCCTCTATCTCACCCTGAATCCATCGCTCGCGGACGCGAGTTCGCGCACATCCATCCCGACGGCAGTTTGCACGTTTCGCTTTCGCCTGAACGCGCGCAGGAAGCCATCGAAAAGGGTTGGGCAGAGCCGCACCCGATGGCGGCATATATGGGCAATCTCGGCATGGTGATGTTGTACACGCCGCTGGACATGCAGGAGTTGAACGTGATCTTTCAACTCGTCATAGACTCCTACAATTTTGTCACGGGGCGCGCGGTGAACGCGGCAGATATAACCGCCGCTGTAAAAAGTTGA
- a CDS encoding MDR family MFS transporter — protein sequence MSRKRIIIVTLGVMLSLFMASMESTVIATAMPTIIGQLGGLEHYSWVFAAFMLASTATVPLYGKLSDLFGRRRLYLFAMGLFLLGSALSGLANNMTQLIIFRAIQGLGAGGIQPLAFIMIGEMFSLQQRARMQGLFSGVWGVSSIIGPLLGGFLVDQLSWRWVFYVNVIPGLLAATLVALAWRDQVQHHETPVVDYAGAGLLTAGVVALLFGLMELGTPGSWALISLAVVLFAVLLWVERRAVDPLLPLNLFRDRLFSVAVVHGLLAGWAMFGSTSFIPLFVQSVLGTSATQAGVTITPMLLGWVTASIIGARLMLKVGYWRLGLIGMTSLSLGTFLMSQASVTVSQTLLMVFVALMGIGMGFSIPSLLIAVQSSVERRHLGAATATVQFSRTIGGTLGVSVMGAALALRLTSDLRAAGQDVSIIQQLLNPAPGSQLAIAESARLAMANSINLVFTIAFIAALLGLVAIFFAPRRKLTDFARRGAASEGGEPDAAQSNSAVDLASAD from the coding sequence ATGTCACGCAAGCGCATCATCATCGTCACGCTGGGTGTTATGCTCAGCCTGTTCATGGCTTCGATGGAATCGACCGTCATCGCAACCGCCATGCCTACCATCATTGGGCAGTTGGGCGGGCTGGAACATTACTCGTGGGTCTTCGCGGCGTTCATGCTGGCTTCGACCGCCACCGTCCCGCTCTACGGCAAGTTGTCCGACCTGTTCGGGCGCCGCCGCCTGTACCTCTTCGCCATGGGACTGTTTCTGCTTGGTTCGGCATTGAGCGGGCTGGCAAACAACATGACCCAGCTCATCATCTTCCGCGCCATTCAGGGATTGGGCGCGGGCGGCATCCAGCCGCTGGCGTTCATCATGATCGGCGAGATGTTCTCGCTGCAGCAGCGCGCCCGCATGCAGGGATTATTCTCCGGCGTGTGGGGCGTGTCGTCCATTATCGGTCCGCTGTTGGGCGGTTTCCTGGTGGACCAACTGTCCTGGCGCTGGGTTTTTTACGTCAACGTCATCCCCGGTTTACTTGCCGCAACGCTGGTGGCGCTCGCCTGGCGAGACCAGGTTCAACATCACGAAACCCCTGTGGTGGATTACGCCGGCGCGGGTCTTTTGACGGCCGGCGTGGTTGCGCTTCTCTTCGGACTCATGGAGTTGGGAACGCCGGGCAGTTGGGCACTGATCAGTCTGGCGGTGGTTCTCTTCGCGGTTCTGCTATGGGTGGAACGCCGCGCCGTGGATCCGCTTCTGCCGCTGAATCTCTTCCGCGACCGCCTGTTCTCGGTTGCGGTGGTACACGGCCTGCTGGCAGGCTGGGCGATGTTCGGCAGCACATCCTTTATCCCATTGTTTGTGCAATCTGTATTGGGAACCAGCGCTACGCAGGCCGGCGTTACGATCACCCCCATGCTCCTCGGCTGGGTGACGGCAAGCATCATTGGCGCGCGCCTGATGTTGAAAGTCGGTTATTGGAGGCTGGGATTGATTGGCATGACGTCGCTTAGTCTGGGGACCTTCCTCATGTCGCAAGCGAGCGTCACCGTCAGCCAAACCCTGTTGATGGTCTTCGTCGCCCTGATGGGCATCGGTATGGGATTTTCGATCCCGTCCCTCCTGATTGCCGTCCAGTCCAGTGTGGAACGCCGTCACCTCGGCGCGGCCACCGCCACGGTTCAGTTCAGCCGCACGATCGGCGGGACGCTCGGCGTAAGCGTGATGGGCGCGGCGCTCGCTCTTCGCCTGACCTCTGACCTGCGCGCGGCAGGGCAGGACGTGAGCATCATTCAACAACTGCTCAATCCCGCTCCCGGCTCGCAACTGGCGATCGCGGAAAGCGCGCGCCTGGCAATGGCAAATTCCATCAATCTGGTCTTCACCATTGCCTTCATTGCCGCCCTGTTGGGACTGGTCGCCATCTTCTTCGCCCCGCGGCGCAAATTGACCGACTTCGCGCGCCGCGGCGCCGCCTCTGAAGGAGGCGAGCCGGACGCCGCGCAGTCGAATTCGGCGGTTGATCTTGCCAGCGCGGATTGA
- a CDS encoding PIG-L family deacetylase: protein MTNVSRPLLAVFAHPDDESFGTGGTLSRYAAEGHPIALVCATRGEVGEISDPSLATPQTLGRVREGELRTAARALGIQEVILLDYRDSGMDGTPENQDPRAFINAPEGEVVEHLTRIIRDLRPEIVLTFEPGGGYGHPDHIAISRYTTAAFHAASDPQRFLEAGPAFQPSRLFYTAIPTKFFTELRDRMEARGLDTSMLDQILLRPSFNDDLITALMDVAAYNEAKWNAINAHRTQFGPDNLFRRLPEDLVRDLMSREYFSQAHPLVNGEGISSDLFS from the coding sequence ATGACAAACGTCTCCCGCCCCCTGTTGGCTGTCTTTGCGCATCCTGACGATGAATCCTTTGGGACAGGTGGAACTCTGTCGCGTTATGCTGCCGAAGGACATCCCATCGCCCTTGTCTGCGCTACACGTGGCGAAGTCGGCGAAATTTCCGATCCCAGCCTTGCCACGCCGCAAACGCTTGGACGGGTGCGCGAGGGAGAACTGCGCACCGCCGCCCGCGCCCTCGGAATTCAGGAAGTAATTTTGTTGGACTACCGCGACTCTGGCATGGACGGCACGCCTGAAAACCAGGATCCGCGCGCTTTCATTAATGCCCCCGAAGGCGAAGTTGTCGAACACCTGACGCGCATCATTCGTGACCTGCGACCTGAAATCGTCCTGACCTTTGAGCCGGGCGGCGGCTACGGACATCCCGACCACATCGCCATCAGCCGTTACACCACCGCCGCCTTTCACGCCGCCTCGGACCCGCAGCGCTTTCTCGAAGCGGGTCCCGCCTTCCAGCCCAGTCGCCTCTTTTACACCGCCATCCCCACGAAATTCTTCACCGAACTGCGCGACCGCATGGAAGCGCGCGGACTGGACACTTCCATGCTCGACCAAATCCTCCTACGTCCCAGTTTCAACGATGACCTGATTACCGCGCTGATGGATGTAGCCGCCTACAACGAAGCCAAGTGGAATGCCATCAACGCCCACCGTACCCAGTTCGGACCCGATAATCTATTTCGTCGTTTGCCGGAAGACCTCGTCCGTGATTTGATGAGCCGAGAGTATTTCTCCCAGGCGCATCCGCTCGTGAACGGCGAGGGTATTTCTTCTGATTTATTTTCTTGA
- a CDS encoding VOC family protein yields MNSTPPIPQPVAISPHRIHPQTKPGYVHLKVADLKNQLAFYQQVLGLRLHWKDENSAGLGAGGADFVRLTQIQNGKRYRGVTGIYHFAILFPNRRELARVISRLFSMHWPNYPTDHVMTKTTYLDDPEGNNIELYCESPEDGIFVVNADGSFYARHADGRPSDGREPLDVDALLAHLTKDDRLDEPVPPEVHMGHFHMYVANLNETRRFYHELLGFDDMGVARSGFRMGMVSAGGYHHHLGYNTWQGEGAPPPPPDALGLKNISFVLPDRAAWDQLLARIEEVEMPYNQTNEGILVVDPAQNSVLFSVGG; encoded by the coding sequence ATGAACTCCACCCCACCTATCCCTCAACCCGTTGCCATATCTCCGCATCGCATCCACCCACAGACCAAGCCAGGCTACGTCCATCTGAAGGTCGCCGACCTCAAGAATCAACTTGCCTTTTACCAGCAAGTATTAGGTTTGCGCTTGCACTGGAAGGACGAGAACAGCGCCGGTCTAGGCGCGGGCGGCGCAGATTTTGTGCGCCTGACCCAAATCCAAAATGGCAAACGCTATCGCGGCGTAACCGGCATCTATCACTTCGCCATCCTCTTTCCCAACCGCCGCGAACTGGCCCGCGTCATTTCCCGCCTGTTTTCCATGCACTGGCCCAACTATCCCACCGATCATGTGATGACCAAAACCACCTACCTGGATGACCCGGAAGGCAACAACATTGAACTGTATTGTGAATCGCCTGAAGATGGGATTTTTGTTGTGAATGCCGACGGGAGTTTTTACGCCCGTCACGCCGATGGCAGACCCAGTGATGGGCGCGAACCACTCGACGTTGACGCGCTCCTCGCCCACCTGACCAAAGATGACCGCCTCGATGAACCCGTCCCGCCCGAAGTTCATATGGGGCACTTCCACATGTATGTTGCCAACCTGAACGAGACGCGTCGCTTCTACCACGAACTGCTCGGCTTTGACGATATGGGTGTGGCGCGCAGTGGCTTTCGCATGGGCATGGTCTCGGCTGGCGGGTATCATCATCACCTCGGTTACAACACCTGGCAGGGAGAAGGCGCGCCGCCTCCGCCTCCCGATGCGTTGGGACTGAAAAATATTTCTTTCGTCCTACCTGACCGCGCCGCCTGGGATCAACTTTTGGCACGCATCGAAGAAGTCGAAATGCCTTACAACCAGACCAATGAAGGTATCCTGGTAGTAGACCCCGCGCAAAACAGCGTGTTGTTTTCGGTTGGAGGATAA
- a CDS encoding nitroreductase family deazaflavin-dependent oxidoreductase, whose translation MTIYVFLYRRTGGKVGGRLGAMPVLLLTTTGRKTGKKHTVPVMYLSESPNYIITASNNGGEMPPAWWLNLKNSPQATIEIGGVMSLVTTKQADSEEKERLWAQLVEKAPAFEGYQKRTQREIPMVILRPKS comes from the coding sequence ATGACGATCTACGTTTTTCTGTACCGTCGAACCGGCGGAAAAGTGGGCGGTCGTCTTGGAGCAATGCCGGTGCTTCTGCTTACCACCACTGGACGTAAGACTGGGAAGAAACATACTGTGCCGGTAATGTACCTCAGTGAGAGTCCCAACTACATTATTACTGCCTCCAACAACGGAGGGGAAATGCCCCCGGCTTGGTGGCTCAATCTGAAAAACAGCCCGCAAGCAACAATCGAAATTGGCGGCGTTATGAGTTTGGTGACAACAAAACAGGCGGATTCGGAGGAGAAAGAACGGTTGTGGGCGCAACTGGTTGAGAAAGCCCCCGCCTTTGAAGGCTACCAGAAGCGCACTCAGCGCGAAATTCCGATGGTGATTTTGCGCCCCAAATCGTAA
- a CDS encoding thioredoxin family protein, whose amino-acid sequence MTDQPASSPRTALPMNASRWKQGLTLPDFVAQMSVDQDIMMRRLETVQLSEEERAAAAALQRPLRVLVMTEDWCTDCLMNLPILARLTEAAPAMETRVFIRSRWPELQAWFAAGGIAAIPVFAVLDEAFQLIGTWVERPKAANERIKRWKEEHPETQAIQQDASLSKEKRKTRLAHIYTGLKIEMETWYAESLQAATVQEIVDILK is encoded by the coding sequence ATGACAGACCAACCTGCCTCTTCTCCTCGAACTGCGCTGCCCATGAATGCCTCACGCTGGAAGCAGGGTCTTACCCTGCCTGATTTCGTTGCGCAGATGAGTGTAGATCAAGACATAATGATGCGCCGCCTTGAGACCGTCCAACTCAGCGAAGAGGAACGCGCGGCCGCGGCCGCGCTTCAGCGCCCCCTCCGCGTTCTGGTGATGACCGAGGATTGGTGCACCGATTGCCTGATGAATCTGCCGATCCTGGCGCGCCTGACGGAGGCAGCTCCCGCCATGGAAACGCGCGTCTTCATTCGCTCACGCTGGCCCGAGCTGCAAGCCTGGTTCGCCGCAGGCGGCATCGCCGCCATCCCCGTCTTCGCCGTTCTGGATGAAGCCTTTCAACTGATCGGGACGTGGGTCGAGCGCCCCAAAGCCGCCAATGAGCGCATCAAACGCTGGAAAGAAGAACATCCAGAGACACAAGCCATTCAACAGGATGCCAGCCTGAGCAAAGAAAAACGCAAGACCCGCCTCGCTCACATCTACACTGGTCTGAAGATCGAGATGGAAACCTGGTATGCCGAAAGTCTGCAAGCCGCCACTGTGCAGGAGATCGTGGACATATTGAAATGA